The nucleotide sequence GCGCGATGGCGGGGTCGGTTAAAAACGCGATGGAAAGTTCGCCCGGCAACGGTCCATCGAGAAAGCGCTTGGCGTGGCGATCGAGCAGTTCAATCGCGGCGCGGATGGCCTTGCGATCAAGCCGCAGTCGCGGGTGGGCGTTGTTGATGGCGATCTCGCGAGGCATGCTGGAAGTATGAAATCAGAAGAGGTTCGGAGTAAGAAATCAGGAAGCGCGGTTTGTTCTTACTTAACACTTCTGAGTTCTCACTTGATCTGCTTCACGCCTCGGCGGTGTTGCCGGGTTTGGTGCCGCCGGCGTCGGTGGGGTAGGCCACGCGGGAGTGGAGCATGTTGAGCAGGGTGAAGTTGAAGCTGCTCTTGATGCGGGTCACTTCGGCGAAGGTGAGCGGCGATTCGTCGAGTTGACCGTCGGCGATTTGGTCCGCCACGATTTTATCGATGAGATCGTCGAGACCCTGCGGCGTGACTTTGGCGAGGGAGCGCGAGGCGGCTTCACAGCTGTCGGCCATGAGAATGATGGCGGATTCCTTGAACTGAGGCCGGGGGCCGTCGTAACGGTAGGTCGTCTCACTGACCGGCACGGGCTCCAGTCCGGGCAGGGAAGGGTCGTTGCTCGCCGGGGTGGCCGTTTTGGGCGGCGTGCCGAACGGAGCGTGCGAGGCCCCGGGCGATTTGATCGCGCCCATCGCGCGGTAGAAGAAATAACGAATGAGCGAGGTGCCGTGGTGTTGGCGGATCACGTTGACGACGACCCTCGGCAGACGATGTTGCAGCGCGAGATCCACGCCCTCCTTCACGTGGCTCTTGATAATGAGCGCCGACAGCGACGGGTTGTTAAAATCGTGCGGGTTGACGCCCTCGCGTTGATTTTCGGTGAAATACTCCGGTTTCACCATTTTGCCGATGTCGTGAAACAGGGCGCAGACGCGAGCGCGCAGGGCGTTGGCTCCGATGGCGTCGGCGGCGTTTTCGGCGAGCTGCGCGACGACGAGCGAATGGTGATACGTGCCGGGTGCCTCCATCTGCATGCGCCGGAGCAGCGGATGGTTGTAATCGGTGAGCTCGAGCAGGGTGATATCGGTCGTGCGTTTGAAGAGCGATTCCACCATGGGCAGAATGCCAACCACGACGACGCCGGTGAGGAGTCCGGTTACGAGACCAGCCGTCATCTGCTGCATCACGCTGATGGGGGGCAATCGGTCGGTGATGCCGATCAACATGGCAAACGTCGCGACCACCACGCCGCCCAGTGCCGTGGCGCGCACAATCGAGCCGCGTTTGCGGGTCTGGCGGGCGCAAAAAATCGCCACCATCGACGCAAGGAACGTGATCACCAACAGGTCGAGCCGATTGCCGTAAATGACGCCGGTGAAAATCGAGATCAACAGGGCCATGAACACAGCCGATCCCGCGTCGATCAGCAGCGCCACGATGATCGGTGCGAGGGCGGTCGGAGCGATGTAGGGCAACAGCGACGCCGCGCTCGAATGGGCGATGAAATAAGGCAGGGAGTTGAGCTCGTAGCTTCCGCGCACGGCGGTGAGATTCAGCATGACGACGAGAGCGAGCAGTCCGAGACGGCTGTTGCTGCGCAGGGTTTCGATGTCCTCCAGCCGAATGTAAATGGTGCAGGCCAATACCATGGCGAGCACGAGCAGCACACGCCCGAGAAGTTGCAGCCCCTCGTCGATCTGGGCGTCGCCCGACTGCAGCACGTGTTCGCGGTGGGCGACCAGCATCTCGTATTGTTCGGGAGTTACGCGGGTGCCGGGTTCGATGATGGTTTGGCCCCGTTGCACCTCGACCGTGACCGCTTGTAGATTGGCGATGGCCAGTTGCTGCAGGGTTTTGGTGGCGGGCTGGTCGTAGACGAGGTTGGGCGTCACGCCATTGCGGAAGATGCGGAACAACGACAATGTGGTCGGTCGGCCGACCCCCTCCGCCGCGAGATTGATGCGCAGCAGGGTGAGCGCGTCCTCCATGGACTCGACGGCCTGGTTGGTGACCTCATCGGCCTGGGAAATTTGGAAAACCGTGACGTCGCCGTTGCGCGAGGAGGCGGCCATGGCGCCGTCATCGTGCACCCCCTGGGCGTAGATCTCGCGCAGCACGAGCAGCGCGTTTTCGACCACGGTGCGACGTTGCGCGGCGTTGCCCAAAAACAACAGGGCGCGCAGGTCGGCGACGGTGGTGCGGTAAGGGCCGGCGGCATTGAATGCGGACGTGATGAGCTCGAGCTGTTCGTGAGCGGCCGGCGACGAGGCGGCGTCGGCGGGGAACGTCTGTTCGAAACGTTCAAACTCCTCGAGCAGATCGTGAATGTGGGTCTCGAACTGCGTGAGG is from Synoicihabitans lomoniglobus and encodes:
- a CDS encoding HD family phosphohydrolase; the encoded protein is MSFLPKFKLLRGGKAPRRVRKREAPPGLVQFLEQSRVIAALIFFATVAAIVLISFVGVRSIDVPVLPNQSAPVRIVANDSFSYESAELTAIQREQIRDRIPPVYRLEFEPLTQFETHIHDLLEEFERFEQTFPADAASSPAAHEQLELITSAFNAAGPYRTTVADLRALLFLGNAAQRRTVVENALLVLREIYAQGVHDDGAMAASSRNGDVTVFQISQADEVTNQAVESMEDALTLLRINLAAEGVGRPTTLSLFRIFRNGVTPNLVYDQPATKTLQQLAIANLQAVTVEVQRGQTIIEPGTRVTPEQYEMLVAHREHVLQSGDAQIDEGLQLLGRVLLVLAMVLACTIYIRLEDIETLRSNSRLGLLALVVMLNLTAVRGSYELNSLPYFIAHSSAASLLPYIAPTALAPIIVALLIDAGSAVFMALLISIFTGVIYGNRLDLLVITFLASMVAIFCARQTRKRGSIVRATALGGVVVATFAMLIGITDRLPPISVMQQMTAGLVTGLLTGVVVVGILPMVESLFKRTTDITLLELTDYNHPLLRRMQMEAPGTYHHSLVVAQLAENAADAIGANALRARVCALFHDIGKMVKPEYFTENQREGVNPHDFNNPSLSALIIKSHVKEGVDLALQHRLPRVVVNVIRQHHGTSLIRYFFYRAMGAIKSPGASHAPFGTPPKTATPASNDPSLPGLEPVPVSETTYRYDGPRPQFKESAIILMADSCEAASRSLAKVTPQGLDDLIDKIVADQIADGQLDESPLTFAEVTRIKSSFNFTLLNMLHSRVAYPTDAGGTKPGNTAEA